The proteins below are encoded in one region of Chloroflexota bacterium:
- a CDS encoding cytochrome P450: MATDTTTTREKGKVAPGPEGNQLLGALLNSSKEDVIASYVELWREYGDVVRLNMGPLAVQQFVLPEHVRHIMVRNAANYPKGMSHDKLRIALGNGLLTSGGPLWQRQRRLMQPTYTPRAVTRFADIMVDATEQMIKRWQVQTKSDDTLVVNAEMMRLTMSVISRSMFDLDISEDFAEAGEALVTILEFAAERSMSFIDPPLFLPTPMNRRFKRSIEALDTFLYAIIDERSEQPPGDDLLSLLMTARDEETGEVMTREQLRDEVLITFFAGHETTATLLTWTWYLLSKYPAVDEKLQDELHRVLAGRHSTVEDIPELAYTRMIIDEVLRLYSPVAIMARDPIEADVIGGYEVPAGSLVSITPFITHRHPEFWDNPEAFMPERFTPEEIEKRPRYAYYPFGAGQRICLGQHFALLEGVLVVAELAQRYQLQVVPGLQLMPEFMGTLRPDKDLLMTLHKREH, encoded by the coding sequence ATGGCAACGGACACAACGACAACGCGCGAAAAAGGAAAGGTTGCTCCCGGGCCTGAGGGAAATCAACTGCTTGGCGCACTTTTGAACTCCTCCAAAGAGGACGTGATCGCTTCCTACGTGGAGCTTTGGCGAGAGTATGGTGACGTGGTACGTCTGAACATGGGACCGCTTGCCGTCCAGCAGTTTGTGTTGCCCGAGCATGTCAGGCATATCATGGTGCGGAATGCGGCTAACTATCCCAAGGGCATGAGCCATGACAAGCTGCGCATTGCCCTGGGCAACGGCCTGTTGACCAGTGGTGGTCCCCTTTGGCAGCGGCAGCGGCGGCTTATGCAACCCACTTATACACCACGGGCCGTCACCAGGTTTGCCGATATCATGGTTGACGCGACCGAACAGATGATCAAACGCTGGCAGGTGCAGACCAAATCGGATGATACGCTGGTCGTCAATGCTGAGATGATGCGTCTGACCATGAGCGTGATCTCCCGGTCCATGTTCGACCTGGATATCAGCGAGGATTTCGCCGAAGCCGGAGAGGCGCTGGTAACCATCCTGGAGTTCGCGGCCGAGCGCTCCATGTCGTTTATTGATCCGCCGCTCTTCCTTCCGACACCCATGAACCGGCGATTTAAGCGCTCGATCGAGGCTCTGGATACCTTCCTCTACGCCATTATCGACGAACGGAGCGAGCAACCGCCCGGGGATGATCTGCTGAGCCTGTTGATGACCGCACGGGATGAGGAAACGGGGGAGGTGATGACGCGGGAACAGCTGCGAGATGAGGTTCTGATCACCTTCTTCGCCGGCCATGAGACCACGGCAACCCTGTTGACCTGGACCTGGTATCTGCTTTCCAAGTATCCCGCGGTAGACGAAAAGCTTCAGGATGAGTTGCACAGGGTGTTGGCCGGCCGGCACTCGACCGTCGAGGATATTCCCGAGCTGGCCTATACCCGCATGATCATCGACGAAGTGCTGCGCCTCTACTCGCCGGTGGCGATCATGGCGCGCGATCCGATCGAGGCCGACGTGATCGGAGGATATGAAGTGCCTGCAGGATCGCTGGTTTCGATAACGCCATTCATTACCCACCGCCACCCCGAGTTTTGGGATAATCCAGAAGCCTTTATGCCCGAACGATTTACACCTGAGGAGATCGAAAAGCGGCCTCGCTATGCCTACTATCCCTTCGGCGCGGGCCAACGCATTTGCCTCGGGCAACACTTCGCCCTCCTTGAGGGGGTTTTGGTCGTGGCCGAACTGGCCCAGCGTTATCAACTCCAGGTCGTGCCGGGACTACAACTCATGCCCGAGTTCATGGGGACATTGCGCCCTGACAAGGATCTGCTCATGACATTACATAAGAGGGAGCATTGA
- a CDS encoding PIG-L deacetylase family protein, whose product MNDQSSGELRVLAIFAHPDDPEFSCAGSAAAWVEQGAHITYVIVTNGAAGSNDRDQDIGELVYIRQAEQRAACAVLGVQEVHFLGYADGTLQASLELRRDLTRIIRQVKPQRVVVGDPTVYFRGDRYINHPDHRAAGEAALYAVFPSAVTRPIFPELLAEGHEPHQVNEIYMTSDRAAINTFVDISGTIEKKIEALRCHKSQFDVGDGEWIRKWAVETGGIVGFDYAEAFRVMKLVDEESQ is encoded by the coding sequence ATGAACGATCAAAGCAGTGGCGAATTGCGGGTCCTGGCCATTTTTGCCCATCCCGACGACCCTGAATTTTCCTGTGCCGGCAGTGCTGCCGCATGGGTTGAGCAGGGAGCCCATATCACCTACGTTATCGTTACCAATGGGGCAGCGGGCAGCAATGACCGGGACCAGGATATCGGCGAACTGGTGTACATCCGTCAGGCCGAGCAGCGGGCGGCCTGCGCGGTCCTGGGTGTGCAAGAGGTACATTTCCTGGGCTACGCCGACGGTACCCTGCAGGCAAGCCTGGAACTGCGGCGCGACCTGACCCGGATCATCCGGCAGGTGAAGCCTCAACGAGTGGTCGTGGGGGACCCAACGGTCTATTTCAGGGGCGACAGATACATCAACCACCCCGACCATCGCGCGGCCGGCGAGGCTGCTCTTTACGCTGTTTTTCCGAGTGCTGTGACCCGCCCGATTTTCCCGGAACTTCTGGCGGAGGGACATGAGCCGCACCAGGTCAATGAGATTTACATGACGAGCGACAGGGCCGCTATCAACACCTTTGTCGATATATCGGGTACCATCGAAAAAAAGATCGAGGCGTTGCGTTGCCACAAGAGTCAATTTGATGTGGGCGATGGGGAGTGGATTCGCAAGTGGGCTGTTGAGACGGGCGGGATTGTTGGATTCGACTACGCTGAGGCCTTCCGGGTGATGAAGCTGGTCGACGAGGAGAGCCAGTAG
- a CDS encoding acyltransferase, whose protein sequence is MKTPRINSLQTLRLFASLGVVQYHLWENYFDVAIGHPGTDIFLVLVGVVTAYTQAKRIPAGNWWGYIKSRYRRLYVTYIPLFFIALIFKWSEADLGWAVRSFFFIPMDRAPVIGPTWMLSMFMLFYFVFSVCFLVKSEKVLWLLFSAWAILIAMYNLTNWQPQFPDYWNNLLFAERNLDFILGYGVGVILRNGWLRTAQARTLMWAGFFGIVVGTVLLNLGYDAEGRAFIVGVPIAVFILGVSSLELKDAKSGMVRFLTTPWLVWLGASSYVLYLSHTMFFQAWSQVLPVAPIWALPMTVGAVTVGALGYVFWERPVLAYLTSRRIKVPGFSVADIRLKSKNEG, encoded by the coding sequence ATGAAGACACCGAGAATCAATAGCCTACAAACTTTGCGTTTGTTTGCGTCGTTAGGAGTAGTTCAATATCATCTCTGGGAGAACTATTTCGATGTCGCGATCGGTCATCCTGGAACCGATATTTTCCTGGTGCTGGTGGGCGTGGTGACGGCCTACACCCAGGCCAAACGGATTCCCGCCGGCAACTGGTGGGGATACATCAAATCCCGCTATCGGCGCCTCTATGTTACCTATATTCCCCTGTTTTTCATTGCGTTGATCTTCAAGTGGAGCGAAGCAGACCTGGGCTGGGCTGTGAGATCCTTTTTCTTCATTCCCATGGATCGGGCACCTGTCATCGGCCCCACCTGGATGCTGTCCATGTTCATGCTCTTCTATTTTGTGTTCAGCGTCTGTTTCCTGGTGAAGAGCGAGAAGGTTCTGTGGCTGCTCTTTTCAGCCTGGGCGATCCTGATCGCGATGTATAATCTTACGAACTGGCAGCCCCAATTCCCAGACTACTGGAACAATCTGTTGTTTGCCGAGCGGAATCTGGACTTCATATTGGGCTACGGTGTCGGGGTGATCTTGCGAAACGGTTGGTTGCGCACTGCCCAGGCCAGGACACTCATGTGGGCAGGATTCTTCGGCATTGTGGTGGGCACGGTATTGTTGAATCTCGGCTACGACGCCGAGGGACGGGCGTTCATCGTCGGTGTGCCCATTGCAGTATTCATTCTAGGAGTATCGTCCCTTGAACTGAAGGACGCGAAAAGTGGCATGGTACGCTTCCTGACGACTCCCTGGCTCGTTTGGCTGGGCGCCTCATCCTATGTACTGTATCTGAGCCACACCATGTTTTTTCAGGCCTGGAGCCAGGTACTGCCGGTGGCACCAATCTGGGCTCTCCCCATGACAGTTGGGGCAGTGACAGTAGGAGCACTGGGTTATGTTTTCTGGGAACGTCCAGTTCTGGCATACCTGACGAGCAGGAGAATTAAGGTGCCCGGCTTCTCCGTTGCAGATATCAGATTAAAATCAAAGAACGAAGGATGA
- a CDS encoding MOSC domain-containing protein: MTDVRHLTMEELQTGLDLIRRSPKDDGVLAMIVRRPQVDEREVLEEGRLDLQEGLVGDNWKARGNAQTADGSAHPDSQLNIMNARAIALLAQEKERWPLAGDQLFLDLDLSTENLPAGTKLALGSSVIEVTDLPHTGCKKFTLRFGVDATKFVNSPEGKQLHLRGINARVVQPGVIRIGDVARKI, translated from the coding sequence ATGACCGATGTTAGACATCTGACGATGGAAGAGCTGCAGACAGGATTGGATTTAATCCGCCGGTCGCCCAAGGACGACGGCGTGTTGGCCATGATTGTGCGCAGGCCACAGGTTGATGAGCGGGAAGTTCTGGAAGAAGGACGATTGGATCTGCAGGAAGGGCTTGTGGGGGACAACTGGAAAGCTCGTGGCAATGCGCAAACAGCGGATGGCTCGGCACACCCTGACTCACAACTCAATATCATGAATGCCCGCGCGATCGCGCTTCTGGCCCAGGAGAAGGAACGCTGGCCGCTGGCCGGGGATCAGCTTTTTCTCGATCTGGATTTGAGCACTGAAAACCTGCCGGCAGGAACGAAACTTGCCCTCGGGTCGTCTGTGATCGAAGTCACCGACCTGCCCCACACCGGCTGCAAGAAGTTTACACTTCGCTTTGGAGTGGACGCCACGAAATTCGTCAATTCTCCCGAGGGCAAACAACTCCATCTGCGGGGCATCAACGCCAGGGTTGTTCAGCCCGGCGTGATTCGGATTGGAGATGTCGCGCGAAAGATATGA